One window of the Acinonyx jubatus isolate Ajub_Pintada_27869175 chromosome A2, VMU_Ajub_asm_v1.0, whole genome shotgun sequence genome contains the following:
- the NOD1 gene encoding nucleotide-binding oligomerization domain-containing protein 1 isoform X2: MEKQGHGEMGIIPSESHSHVKLLKINRELLVTHIRNTQCLVDNLLKNDYFSSEDAEIVCACPTQPDKVRKILDLVQSKGEEVSEFFLYVLQQLADAYVDLRPWLLETGFSPSELIRSRVVVNTDPVSRYTQKLRQQLGLDSKFILCYAQKEELLLEEMYTDTIVELVGFRNESLGLLGSLACLLDHSTGVLSEQGETIFIFGDAGVGKSMLLQRLQGLWAAGLLDAEFKFFFHFRCRVFSCFKEDDALCLQDLLFKHYCYPEQDPDEVFAFLLRFPHTALFTFDGLDELHSDFDLSSVPDTSSPWEPAHPLALLANLLSGKLLKGAAKLLTARTGIEIPRQLLRKKVFLRGFSPSHLRAYTQRVFPEPAVRDRLLAHLEANPNLCSLCAVPLFCWIVFRCFQHFHSVADISTQLPDCTVTLTDVFLLITEVHLNRTQPTSLVQRNTRSRTETFRAGGAALRSLGRVAHQGMEKNLFVFGQEDVRAAEVQDGELQLGFLRAVPEQGLGGDQQAYEFFHVTLQAFFTAFFLVADHKVGTQQLLRFFRECGLPGEAAVESCYPSFLPVRCLRGPGLAGEDLFKNKDHFQFTNLFLCGLLSKAKQKLLRHLVPAAVLRRKRKALWAHLFASLRAHLKSLPRLQYEGYNQVQAMPTFIWMLRCIYETQSEKVGRLAAKGICANYLKLTYCNACSADCSALSFVLHHLRKRLALDLDNNNLNDYGVRELQPCFSRLTVIRLSVNQITDSGVKVLCEELTKYKILTFLGLYNNQITDVGARYIARILDECKGLTHLKLGENKITSEGGKCLALAVKKSKSIFEVGMWGNRIGDEGAKAFAEALRNHPSLTNLSLAFNGISTEGGKSLAQALQWNTSLRIF, from the exons ATGGAAAAGCAGGGCCACGGTGAGATGGGAATCATTCCATCAGAGTCTCACTCCCATGTTAAGTTGTTGAAAATCAACCGGGAACTTCTGGTCACTCACATCCGCAACACCCAGTGTCTGGTGGACAACTTGCTGAAGAATGACTACTTCTCCTCTGAAGATGCGGAGATCGTGTGTGCCTGCCCCACACAGCCTGACAAG GTTCGCAAAATTCTGGACCTGGTACAGAGCAAGGGCGAGGAAGTGTCCGAGTTCTTCCTCTACGTGCTCCAGCAACTTGCAGATGCTTACGTGGATCTCAGGCCTTGGCTATTGGAGACTGGCTTCTCCCCCTCCGAGCTCATTCGGAGCAGAGTTGTTGTCAACACTGACCCAG tgAGCAGGTACACCCAGAAGCTGCGACAGCAACTGGGCCTCGACTCCAAGTTCATCCTGTGCTACGCCCAGAAGGAGGAGCTGTTGCTGGAGGAGATGTACACGGACACCATCGTGGAGCTGGTGGGCTTCAGGAACGAGAGCCTGGGCCTGCTGGGCAGCCTGGCCTGCCTGCTGGACCACTCCACCGGCGTCCTCAGCGAGCAGGGCGAGACCATCTTCATCTTCGGGGACGCCGGCGTGGGCAAGTCCATGCTGCTTCAGCGGCTGCAGGGCCTGTGGGCCGCGGGGCTGCTGGACGCGGAGTTCAAGTTCTTCTTCCACTTCCGCTGCCGCGTGTTCAGCTGCTTCAAGGAGGACGACGCGCTGTGCCTGCAGGACCTGCTCTTTAAGCATTACTGCTACCCGGAGCAGGACCCAGATGAGGTGTTCGCCTTCCTGCTGCGCTTCCCCCACACGGCCCTCTTCACCTTCGATGGCCTGGACGAGCTGCACTCGGACTTCGACCTGAGCAGCGTGCCTGACACCTCCTCCCCCTGGGAGCCCGCCCACCCCCTGGCGCTGCTGGCCAACCTGCTCAGCGGGAAGCTGCTCAAGGGCGCCGCCAAGCTGCTCACGGCCCGCACGGGCATCGAGATCCCGCGCCAGCTCCTCCGCAAGAAGGTGTTTCTGCGGGGCTTCTCGCCCAGCCACCTGCGGGCCTACACCCAGAGGGTGTTCCCCGAGCCCGCCGTGCGGGACCGCCTGCTGGCCCACCTGGAGGCCAACCCCAACCTCTGCAGCCTGTGCGCTGTGCCCCTCTTCTGCTGGATCGTCTTCCGCTGTTTCCAGCACTTCCACAGTGTTGCGGACATCTCCACGCAGCTGCCTGACTGCACGGTGACCCTGACCGACGTCTTCCTGCTGATCACCGAGGTCCACCTGAACAGGACGCAGCCCACCAGCCTGGTCCAGCGGAACACGCGCAGCCGGACGGAGACCTTCCGCGCCGGCGGCGCCGCCTTGCGCTCGCTGGGGCGGGTGGCCCACCAGGGCATGGAGAAGAACCTCTTTGTCTTTGGCCAGGAGGATGTGCGGGCCGCCGAGGTGCAGGACGGAGAGCTGCAGCTGGGCTTCCTGCGGGCCGTGCCAGAGCAGGGCCTCGGGGGTGACCAGCAGGCCTATGAGTTTTTCCACGTCACCCTCCAGGCCTTCTTTACCGCCTTCTTTCTCGTGGCGGACCACAAGGTAGGCACGCAGCAGCTGCTCAGGTTCTTCCGGGAGTGTGGGCTTCCTGGCGAGGCAGCCGTGGAGTCCTGCtacccctcctttctccctgtgcGGTGTCTGAGGGGCCCCGGCCTGGCCGGGGAGGACCTCTTCAAGAACAAGGATCACTTCCAGTTCACCAACCTCTTCCTGTGCGGGCTGTTGTCCAAGGCCAAGCAGAAACTCCTGCGGCACCTGGTGCCCGCGGCGGTCCTGCGGAGAAAGCGCAAGGCCCTGTGGGCGCACCTGTTTGCCAGCCTGCGGGCCCACCTGAAGAGCCTGCCCCGGCTCCAGTACGAGGGCTACAACCAGGTGCAGGCCATGCCCACCTTCATCTGGATGCTGCGCTGCATCTACGAGACGCAGAGCGAGAAGGTGGGGCGGCTGGCGGCCAAGGGCATCTGTGCGAACTACCTCAAGCTGACCTACTGCAATGCCTGCTCGGCCGACTGCAGCGCCCTCTCGTTCGTCCTGCACCACCTCCGCAAGCGGCTCGCCCTGGACCTGGACAACAACAACCTCAACGACTACGGCGTGCGGGAGCTGCAGCCCTGCTTCAGCCGCCTCACGGTCATCAG ACTCAGCGTAAACCAGATCACTGACAGTGGGGTAAAGGTGTTATGTGAAGAGCTGACCAAATACAAAATTCTGACGTTTTTAGG cCTGTATAACAACCAGATCACCGATGTCGGAGCCCGGTACATCGCCAGAATCCTGGACGAGTGCAAGGGCCTCACGCACTTGAA ACTGGGGGAGAACAAAATAACGAGTGAAGGAGGAAAGTGTCTCGCCCTGGCTGTGAAGAAGAGCAAGTCCATCTTTGAAGTTGG GATGTGGGGCAACAGAATCGGTGACGAAGGAGCAAAGGCCTTTGCAGAGGCTCTGAGGAACCACCCCAGCCTGACCAACCTGAG TCTTGCATTCAACGGCATCTCTACGGAGGGTGGAAAGAGCCTCGCCCAGGCCCTGCAGTGGAACACCTCTCTGAGAATATTCTG A